In Amaranthus tricolor cultivar Red isolate AtriRed21 chromosome 3, ASM2621246v1, whole genome shotgun sequence, a single window of DNA contains:
- the LOC130807664 gene encoding trans-Golgi network-localized SYP41-interacting protein 1 isoform X1: protein MSENYDSENNPEITTSIDDDDDDNVIVGDSSESTINQEVSSREANYDSNNSNDDGVIVNADHNGSGGDSDGVVVSDDAGREDMFLDAPEDLGADGRDSTGEPQESTDWDEDRVHESQTRFSRLDNEMQNDYMVDEMERLRAMLDKTVNEKESIAREHKDEMEMAAKGIANLRNQMRDMINKQLLIDDNQFRSHEDAVQTPLHELIHECSMFLRSVVEEFQDLNTKSTEASVSREVFNAYLNSAQNQSAEIQFQKDQYMEDTTNRMLSSLASVVYVGDLLDNTLIGRIAHIEKSVFSLIENYNWFLFQGDQLRQCLVQVRPDLGEQTDYGVIFAAANQELLGFPKKETDFVEKMSHFESENSKLMEQIETHKAMYDAATAELEKLKAELDHEKHRYFNTKEKLSLAVTKGKALVQQRDSLKQTVADKTSELDRCLVELKEKSSALEAAELIKEELVRSQISGASLQELLAEKDLILEKLDDIMLQISIPELSKSKDVTERIRWIVDERTALKDDSLKFHQLADILLSIKLPENVSFSDLESRLVWITKSYDEAKAEMGKLQDEIKRTRESLSEATSEIGILQGDNSCIRETAVREMDHLIALLSTVLVEREYVTVELEDMSNKFETTVLSERQAISEKEDILKILQKASGVAVVDGQLPEIDVLVECLANMKEGNNSTHDSLEVKDENFRIMQILLYVKDLDSALHEILFKEETLIMKMEINNLLTDLTRASEEKASLKEQNEKLQKDLDRIEEKSALIREKLSMAVKKGKGLVQEREGLKQLIDEKSSEIEKLKVELEQRELAIINYENETSKLSQQVLSIAKLEEDGLALEDQRNQLERDFSVSNKLVNVLTESIHSIALPADLSFEEPVDKLKWLAGYFSECEAVKVQAQQQLDDALVEVETLTSQVSEAQSIIKSLEDALAVAEEKYSHLSAEKAELENVRTSFHERLEKAMQEVHLLAEADAAKSSLDNALAVAESNVSRLSKEKNEAESCRSLAEVELEKARWEITDLTSKLSEATVTLKTHENTISDFETRMAVLHDDNNDAQIARTSLENELKKLKEEADTQESKLQEAHTSIKSLEDALSKAENVISELDSEKKAAEQEISTLSAKLSTCLEDLAGTHGSLESRSLKLLDHLKGLELIGEDTSLFSSLRKCHESKLECLNEIEDVCNIIRGQCAKLSPENNLLSQEPSCITRLLSTSVDDIVDLDTYRSHGDAVEGDDISLYAQKIVEEFHVRKRTLVEKVDRLSSFLCECDASVVQELKTVSKWMMSAVEELQSLDQKVKNIETEYQVLKEKVIPLEDEISILLSACTEATQVLQFEVEKRIEFGSSPQYENQIEPKSSESKHKIATELLSTTRKVCSVCEQLENARNGLSSVIEELQNKLNELKIVLDNTTEERDLYLKKVSDLVELENNCSELRLKLENYQDIEDMVREKDREILSLQSSLTMKEKEVGETLFWASHMRILIGRTDHIKVSVEDFQSEDMDSQDSAQLKKLMYVIDTFPELQHQIELLSHEKEELQIALTEQHRETELLKERIRASIDHEEELVMVKSKISSLESGLDRIIQKFASRDVAGDQKSATTDDLLQVLEKQVVTTISESRNLKSKIHELESEVKKSVSTEEELANIKGQLLDLEEGVLRVIKNLGGDMDLKPLGTSDLLLVLEKMAMSLTLECEKLKGKDHELGSEIWNNSDELELAKVKGQLVDLEAGMWRIFLRLRGDTARDQGPTETRDLLQLLERLVMAVITESENSKSEVHELNFKLHESQKAVNELLLKVRVLEESIQSRVAPDIIQERSIFEAPSQPSASEISEVGDVGPVSKPTISPVPSSTHVRSTWKGPSDHIALNIDSESSRLIDNEEAVEDKGHVFKSLNTSGLVPVQGKLIADRIDGIWVSGGRLLMRQPRARLGLIAYWLVLHIWLLGTIL, encoded by the exons GAAGTGAGTTCAAGGGAAGCTAATTATgatagtaataacagtaatgACGATGGGGTTATTGTAAATGCTGATCATAATGGGAGTGGTGGAGATTCTGATGGGGTGGTTGTCTCTGATGATGCTGGCAGGGAGGATATGTTTCTTGATGCCCCAGAGGATTTGGGAGCTGATGGGAGAGATTCAACAGGTGAGCCTCAAGAGAGCACAGATTGGGATGAAGACAGAGTTCATGAGTCCCAAACTCGGTTTAGTCGGTTGGACAATGAGATGCAGAATGATTACATGGTGGATGAGATGGAGAGGCTTCGAGCCATGCTAGATAAGACCGTAAATGAGAAAGAAAGCATCGCAAGAGAACACAAG GATGAGATGGAGATGGCTGCAAAAGGAATTGCAAATCTTCGAAATCAGATGAGGGATATGATTAATAAGCAGTTGTTAATAGATGATAATCAGTTCAGATCTCATGAAGATGCAGTGCAGACGCCATTACATGAGTTGATACACGAATGCTCCATGTTTCTAAGGAGTGTCGTGGAAGAGTTTCAGGATTTGAATACGAAATCAACCGAGGCCTCAGTGTCACGTGAGGTTTTCAATGCTTATTTAAATTCTGCTCAAAATCAGTCTGCAGAGATTCAGTTTCAGAAGGATCAGTACATGGAGGACACCACAAACAGGATGTTGAGTTCTTTGGCATCGGTCGTGTATGTAGGGGATTTATTGGATAACACTCTTATAGGGAGGATAGCGCACATTGAGAAAAGTGTGTTTTCCTTGATTGAAAACTATAACTGGTTCCTATTTCAAGGTGACCAGCTTAGGCAGTGTTTGGTGCAGGTAAGGCCTGATCTAGGAGAGCAGACTGACTATGGGGTTATTTTTGCCGCAGCAAATCAAGAGCTGCTTGGGTTCCCAAAGAAGGAGACAGATTTTGTTGAGAAGATGAGTCATTTTGAAAGTGAAAACAGTAAACTCATGGAGCAGATTGAGACGCACAAGGCAATGTATGATGCAGCAACTGCGGAACTTGAGAAACTGAAAGCTGAACTTGACCATGAAAAGCATAGATATTTCAATACCAAAGAAAAGCTTTCGTTGGCCGTGACTAAGGGGAAGGCATTGGTTCAGCAGAGGGACTCACTGAAACAAACTGTAGCAGATAAAACAAGTGAACTTGATAGATGCCTTGTTGAATTGAAGGAGAAATCCAGTGCATTAGAGGCTGCAGAGCTAATTAAGGAAGAGTTGGTGAGAAGCCAGATTTCAGGTGCATCATTGCAGGAACTGCTAGCAGAAAAGGATTTAATTCTTGAAAAGTTAGATGATATTATGCTTCAGATTAGTATACCAGAATTATCAAAGTCAAAGGATGTTACTGAAAGAATCAGATGGATTGTGGATGAAAGGACTGCGTTAAAGGATGATTCTCTGAAATTCCATCAATTGGCTGATATCTTGTTGTCAATCAAGCTCCCTGAAAACGTTTCTTTTTCTGATCTTGAATCTCGTCTTGTTTGGATTACAAAATCATATGATGAAGCAAAGGCTGAAATGGGGAAACTGcaggatgagattaaaagaacaagagaatcACTTAGTGAGGCTACCTCAGAAATAGGCATTTTGCAAGGTGATAATTCTTGTATAAGGGAAACTGCTGTCAGAGAGATGGACCACTTAATTGCTTTACTTTCAACAGTTCTAGTTGAAAGGGAATATGTTACTGTGGAGTTGGAAGATATGAGTAACAAGTTTGAAACAACTGTTCTAAGTGAACGTCAGGCTATATCAGAGAAGGAAGACATTTTGAAGATTTTGCAAAAAGCTTCTGGAGTCGCAGTGGTTGATGGCCAGCTTCCTGAGATTGATGTGCTTGTGGAATGCCTTGCAAACATGAAAGAAGGAAACAATTCTACTCATGATTCATTAGAGGTCAAAGATGAAAATTTTCGAATAATGCAGATTCTCTTGTATGTTAAGGATCTGGACTCAGCACTCCATGAGATATTGTTCAAAGAAGAGACCCTGATAATGAAAATGGAGATAAATAACTTGTTAACTGATTTAACTAGAGCTTCTGAAGAAAAAGCCTCTCTTAAGGAACAAAATGAGAAGTTGCAGAAGGATCTTGATCGAATTGAGGAGAAATCAGCTTTAATTCGGGAAAAATTATCAATGGCAGTGAAAAAAGGCAAGGGACTGGTTCAAGAACGAGAGGGCCTGAAGCAACTTATTGATGAGAAGAGTTCAGAAATTGAGAAGTTAAAGGTTGAATTAGAGCAAAGAGAGCTTGCTATCATTAACTATGAGAATGAGACTAGTAAGCTATCTCAGCAGGTGCTTAGCATTGCAAAGTTGGAGGAAGATGGCCTTGCCCTAGAAGATCAACGAAATCAACTAGAGAGGGATTTTTCTGTGAGCAACAAGTTGGTGAATGTTCTGACAGAGTCTATACATAGCATTGCTTTACCTGCAGATTTAAGTTTTGAAGAACCTGTCGATAAGTTGAAGTGGCTTGCTGGATACTTTAGTGAATGCGAAGCTGTCAAAGTACAGGCTCAGCAACAATTGGACGATGCATTGGTTGAAGTTGAAACATTGACTTCCCAGGTCTCAGAAGCACAGTCAATTATCAAGTCGCTCGAAGATGCACTGGCAGTTGCAGAAGAGAAATATTCTCATCTTTCTGCAGAGAAGGCAGAGCTTGAAAATGTCCGGACTTCTTTTCATGAACGACTGGAAAAAGCGATGCAAGAGGTGCATTTGTTAGCAGAAGCTGATGCTGCTAAAAGCTCACTGGATAATGCTCTTGCAGTTGCTGAAAGTAATGTCTCTAGGCTCAGTAAGGAGAAGAACGAAGCTGAATCTTGCAGATCTCTTGCAGAGGTTGAATTAGAAAAGGCTAGATGGGAAATTACTGATCTGACTAGCAAATTGTCAGAAGCTACAGTAACCCTCAAAACACATGAGAACACAATATCTGATTTTGAGACCAGAATGGCTGTGCTACATGATGATAACAATGATGCCCAAATAGCTAGAACCAGCTTGGAGAATGAACTGAAGAAGCTTAAAGAGGAAGCTGATACCCAGGAAAGCAAGCTGCAAGAGGCACACACAAGTATAAAATCCCTTGAAGACGCCCTTTCAAAGGCAGAAAACGTGATTTCTGAACTGGACAGTGAAAAGAAAGCTGCTGAACAGGAAATATCAACATTGAGTGCCAAACTCAGTACCTGTTTGGAGGATTTGGCTGGAACTCATGGTAGCTTGGAGAGCAGATCCTTAAAGCTCTTAGATCACCTTAAAGGACTTGAACTAATTGGGGAAGATACATCCTTATTCTCTTCGCTTAGAAAATGTCAtgagtcaaaattggagtgcctCAATGAGATAGAAGACGTGTGTAACATCATCAGGGGTCAGTGTGCTAAGTTGAGTCCGGAAAACAATCTTTTGTCACAG GAACCTTCTTGCATAACAAGGTTGCTGTCGACTAGCGTTGACGACATTGTTGATTTGGATACTTATAGAAGTCATGGAGATGCAGTAGAGGGTGATGATATTTCTTTATATGCACAGAAGATAGTGGAAGAGTTTCATGTGAGAAAGAGAACCCTTGTTGAGAAAGTTGATCGCCTTTCTTCCTTTCTATGTGAGTGTGATGCTTCTGTTGTGCAAGAATTAAAGACTGTGAGCAAATGGATGATGTCTGCAGTTGAGGAGCTGCAGTCTCTGGACCAGAAAGTGAAAAATATAGAAACAGAGTATCAGGTTTTGAAGGAAAAAGTGATCCCTCTGGAAGACGAAATTTCCATTTTGCTGTCTGCCTGTACTGAAGCTACTCAAGTGTTGCAGTTTGAAGTTGAGAAACGGATAGAATTTGGTTCATCTCCTCAGTATGAAAATCAAATTGAACCAAAGTCAAGCGAAAGCAAGCACAAAATAGCTACTGAATTGTTATCTACAACTAGAAAGGTTTGTAGTGTATGTGAGCAGTTGGAGAATGCAAGGAACGGACTTTCATCAGTGATCGAGGAATTGCAGAATAAACTGAATGAACTCAAAATAGTACTAGACAATACTACGGAGGAGCGGGACCTATACTTAAAGAAAGTCTCTGATCTAGTTGAACTAGAAAACAATTGCAGCGAGCTGAGATTGAAGCTGGAAAATTATCAAGACATTGAGGATATGGTGCGGGAGAAAGATAGGGAGATATTATCACTGCAGAGCAGTTTGACGATGAAAGAAAAAG AGGTGGGAGAAACACTCTTTTGGGCTTCTCATATGAGAATCCTTATAGGCAGAACAGATCATATCAAGGTTTCTGTGGAAGATTTTCAGTCTGAGGACATGGATTCTCAGGATTCAGCCCAATTAAAGAAACTGATGTATGTTATTGATACATTCCCAGAACTGCAACATCAAATTGAGTTGCTTTCCCATGAAAAAGAAGAGCTCCAGATTGCTCTTACAGAACAACATCGTGAAACAGAACTTCTGAAAGAAAGAATACGAGCAAGTATTGACCATGAGGAAGAATTGGTGATGGTTAAGAGCAAAATTAGCAGCTTGGAATCTGGTCTTGATAGAATCATTCAGAAGTTTGCTAGCAGGGATGTAGCTGGGGACCAAAAATCTGCTACCACGGATGATCTTTTACAAGTATTAGAAAAGCAGGTAGTCACAACAATATCTGAATCTAGAAATTTGAAATCTAAGATCCATGAACTGGAATCAGAGGTCAAAAAGAGTGTCAGTACCGAAGAAGAATTAGCAAATATTAAAGGGCAATTACTTGATCTTGAGGAAGGTGTGCTGAGAGTTATCAAGAATTTGGGAGGAGATATGGACTTGAAGCCTCTTGGTACGAGTGATTTGTTACTAGTTTTGGAGAAGATGGCGATGTCATTAACTTTGGAATGTGAAAAGTTGAAAGGAAAAGACCATGAACTTGGGTCAGAGATCTGGAACAATAGTGATGAGCTAGAGTTAGCTAAGGTCAAAGGTCAGTTAGTTGATCTTGAAGCAGGTATGTGGAGGATTTTCCTGAGATTGAGAGGTGATACAGCTAGGGATCAAGGGCCAACAGAGACTAGGGATCTTTTACAATTGCTAGAAAGGCTGGTCATGGCTGTAATTACGGAGTCTGAAAATTCAAAATCTGAAGTTCATGAACTTAATTTTAAGTTACATGAAAGCCAAAAGGCCGTGAATGAGTTATTGTTGAAGGTAAGAGTACTTGAAGAGTCGATTCAGTCTAGAGTTGCTCCTGATATCATTCAAGAAAGGAGCATTTTTGAAGCACCATCACAACCTTCCGCATCTGAGATTTCTGAAGTTGGAGATGTG GGCCCTGTATCAAAGCCTACCATTTCTCCTGTTCCATCTTCTACTCATGTGAGATCGACATGGAAGGGACCTAGTGATCATATTGCGTTAAATATAGATTCAGAATCAAGTAGATTGATTGATAATGAAGAAGCAGTTGAGGATAAAG GTCATGTTTTCAAGTCTCTTAATACATCTGGTCTTGTTCCAGTACAAGGAAAGTTGATTGCTGATCGGATTGATGGAATATG GGTATCTGGTGGCCGATTGTTAATGAGACAGCCACGAGCACGACTTGGCCTCATTGCATATTGGCTTGTCTTGCACATATGGTTACTAGGAACCATTTTATAA